The Nocardia sp. NBC_01503 sequence CGACCACCGTGGTCGGCAACGCGGAGCGACTACCGAACAGCAGCACCCCGAGATACACGCCCACCGCGAACACGAACGCCAGCAGAAACAGGCCCGCGAGCATGGGCGCCGACATGGGCACAGCCGTCCGGCCGCGCGCATCACTTACGAAGTAGTCATTCATCGCCGACCACCCCGCCGACGACGCTGGAACGGAGATGCCAAACTCCAGATCAGGCCAGCACCACCGAAGATCAGCAGGGTGGTTAGCAGGAGCCCGGCGAGCGGAGGAGCGAGAATCGACAGGACAGCTACAGCGCCGAATATGAAGATGAGAGCTCGAATCATGCTGCATCACCGCCGTTGTGCTGATTGCGGAAGTTACGGCGACGCCTTGCCTGCGCCGATTTTCGGCTAAGTCGCAGGTAGTGCTCTTTCCGCGCGTGCTCGGCGCGAACTGCTCTTTCCTCCGGGCTGAGCAGCCCATCGGGGCCTACTGTTCGCTCGAACTTGTCGAGTAATGCCTTGCGCGCGTTGGCGGTTCGCGCCGCGCGGTCTTCGGTCTGTGCCCACGATGCGTGTGCTGCAATCCTCGCTTGCAACACACGATCGCCGTTGTTCTGAGTCACGCCCATCGCCTCCGATCAGTTCTTTTGTTGATCTCCGAGCGAGCTGTGTACTCGCTTGTGTCACAAGGGAACTCGATGAGGCATGGACGACATCATTCGTGAAAGGGACTTTTTAGGACGTCCTTGTGGAGTAAAATCGTCCCTAGAAATCCTCTATGGGGGTGAGGCAATGCCGAACGACCGCCTACTTGAATCGTTGCTGCTCAACGGCTTTAGTCCAGCCACCGCAGCAGAGTCGATTGGTGTGGACGCAAAAACCGTGGAGCGGTGGATCAGTAAGGGGCGAACGCCGTTTCCGAAGCATCGCCGCGCACTGGCCGCTCTCGTCCATGAGGCGGAAACTTATCTGTGGCCTGACGCGATCGATCCCGAACGACGCACCGAGATCGCCGAAGCCGAAGTGATCAAGATCTTCCCTCATCGGAGCCTGATTCCGGCGGATCTGTGGTCCCGTCTTCTGCGGGACAGTTCCGAGCGCATAGACATTCTGGTGCTTGCCGGACTATTCCTTGCCGAAGAGCCTACGTTCGCGAAGACCATCAAAACCAAAGTCAATCAGGGGCTTTCAGTGCGAATGCTTTTCGGTGATCCACTCGCGGATGAAGCAGTGAAGCGAAGTTCTGAGGAGAAGCTCGCGGTTGGCACAGTCCCGGCCCGAATCAAGAACGCACTTGCGCTTGTTGAACCCCTGACCAGTATCGAGGGCGTTGAGATCAGGTTTCATGGCACCACCCTGTACAACTCGATCTTTCGATTCGATGATGAAATGATCGTGAATATGCACGTCTTCGGACAGCCCGGGGCCTACGCACCGGCAATGCACCTGCGTCGATTGCCCACGGGCGACCTGTTCGAGACGTATTTGAGTAGTTTCGAACACGTCTGGTCCATCTCCGACACCGCCGACTTCTCGAGGATCAGGGTATGAGCCGCACCGACTTCTACCAGGACCCGAATGCTCCGAAGGCGAACAGCCTCAAGGTCGCCGTCAGTGCTGTAGTCCGCAACGACCACGGGCAGATCTTGATGATCCTGCGCACGGACAACAACAAATGTTCAATCCCCGGTGGTGGCATGGAAGTTGGGGAAACTCCTGCTCAAGCGGTCGTTCGCGAGGTCAAGGAAGAAACCGGAATCGATATTGCGGTGACGGGTTTGGTTGGTGTCTTCTCCAACCCGGAGCACGTGATTGCCTACGAGGATGGCGAAGTCCGCCAGGAGTTCTCCATCTGCTTCACGGCGACGCCGGTCGGTGGTG is a genomic window containing:
- a CDS encoding XRE family transcriptional regulator; this encodes MDDIIRERDFLGRPCGVKSSLEILYGGEAMPNDRLLESLLLNGFSPATAAESIGVDAKTVERWISKGRTPFPKHRRALAALVHEAETYLWPDAIDPERRTEIAEAEVIKIFPHRSLIPADLWSRLLRDSSERIDILVLAGLFLAEEPTFAKTIKTKVNQGLSVRMLFGDPLADEAVKRSSEEKLAVGTVPARIKNALALVEPLTSIEGVEIRFHGTTLYNSIFRFDDEMIVNMHVFGQPGAYAPAMHLRRLPTGDLFETYLSSFEHVWSISDTADFSRIRV
- a CDS encoding NUDIX hydrolase, with the protein product MSRTDFYQDPNAPKANSLKVAVSAVVRNDHGQILMILRTDNNKCSIPGGGMEVGETPAQAVVREVKEETGIDIAVTGLVGVFSNPEHVIAYEDGEVRQEFSICFTATPVGGDLQTSSESKEVGWIDPEGLVNLDIHPSIWLRIERGLEGVPEPYYT